In a single window of the Phoenix dactylifera cultivar Barhee BC4 unplaced genomic scaffold, palm_55x_up_171113_PBpolish2nd_filt_p 000480F, whole genome shotgun sequence genome:
- the LOC103722719 gene encoding gibberellin 3-beta-dioxygenase 1, with amino-acid sequence MLFRDRSINVPVINYPKRKGGKKRKINMQSLSHVWRGPQIHVIQQILSESKWIAVDDTTHIQPISLTPSRSHLSSSYITSTPVLYLLVESPTASTRSALAETPPRSLAFPPLSPSSPTTRSMPSLSDVLLDQAHHLEFESVHELPESHAWPTLHDHPCVSEPVPVIDMADPKAAEFMARACVSWGAFQVTGHGVAPRLLESIDSEMRRLFALPTQQKLKAARPADGVSGYGLVPISSFFAKLMWSEGFTIAGSPLDHARKLWPHDPDQFCDAIERYDREMKALAGRLIRLMLLSLGLSDEEVEWAGQGGELPPDLAGVLRLNSYPACPDPDRAMGMAAHADSSLVTILYQSSTSGLQVLRAEDQNSPARWVTVPPLPGALVVIVGDLFHILSNGRFKSVVHRVVVNRSQQRVSAAYFCGPPAGVTVSPIEKLVGPGRAPAYRAVTWAEYLGLKRELFDKALATIEVPQES; translated from the exons ATGTTATTTAGAGACCGGTCAATAAATGTACCGGTGATTAATTAccccaaaagaaaaggaggaaagaaaaggaaaattaacATGCAGTCCCTGAGTCATGTCTGGCGTGGACCTCAAATCCATGTAATCCAGCAAATCCTGTCCGAATCAAAATGGATCGCGGTGGATGATACCACCCATATACAGCCAATATCCTTGACGCCTTCCAGAagccatctctcctcctcctataTAACTAGTACGCCGGTATTGTATTTGCTCGTTGAATCTCCCACAGCCAGCACACGGTCGGCCCTCGCAGAAACTCCTCCAAGATCTCTTGCGTTCCCTCCCCTCTCCCCCAGCTCTCCAACGACTCGAAGCATGCCTTCGCTTTCCGACGTACTCCTCGACCAGGCTCACCACTTGGAGTTCGAGTCCGTCCACGAGCTCCCCGAGTCGCACGCGTGGCCCACCCTCCATGACCACCCTTGCGTGTCCGAGCCCGTGCCGGTCATCGACATGGCCGACCCCAAGGCTGCCGAATTCATGGCCCGCGCATGCGTGTCGTGGGGCGCGTTCCAGGTCACAGGCCATGGCGTCGCCCCGCGCCTTCTGGAGTCTATCGATTCCGAGATGCGCCGCCTCTTCGCGCTCCCGACCCAGCAGAAGCTCAAGGCAGCCCGCCCCGCCGACGGCGTCTCCGGCTATGGCCTCGTCCCCATCTCCTCCTTCTTCGCCAAGCTCATGTGGTCGGAGGGCTTCACCATCGCGGGCTCCCCGCTGGACCACGCTCGCAAGCTCTGGCCCCATGACCCGGACCAATTCTG TGATGCGATAGAACGATACGATCGGGAGATGAAGGCTCTCGCCGGGAGGTTGATAAGGCTGATGCTTCTGTCGCTGGGCCTCAGCGATGAGGAGGTCGAGTGGGCCGGCCAAGGTGGGGAACTGCCGCCGGACTTGGCCGGCGTCCTCCGGTTGAACTCGTATCCGGCGTGCCCGGACCCCGACCGAGCCATGGGCATGGCTGCCCACGCCGACTCGAGCCTGGTTACGATTCTGTACCAGAGCAGCACGAGCGGGCTCCAGGTGCTGCGGGCCGAGGACCAGAACAGCCCGGCCCGGTGGGTGACGGTGCCGCCACTGCCGGGGGCTCTGGTCGTGATCGTCGGAGATTTATTTCACATACTATCCAATGGGCGGTTTAAGAGTGTCGTCCACCGGGTCGTCGTGAACCGGAGCCAGCAACGTGTCTCTGCGGCGTACTTCTGCGGCCCACCGGCCGGTGTCACGGTGTCACCGATTGAAAAGCTGGTGGGCCCTGGGCGGGCCCCTGCCTACCGGGCTGTTACGTGGGCCGAGTACTTGGGCCTCAAGAGGGAGCTCTTCGACAAGGCGCTGGCGACCATAGAAGTGCCACAGGAATCATAG